GAGGCCGAGCTCCGCGCGGACGATGACCACCGAGTTCACCATGATCATCGCCATCGGTGCGGCCACCGCGAGGTTGATCCACAACAGGGCGCGCAGGCGCGGGTGCGTGACCATGAGGCGGATGCCGCGCAGCGTCCGGTCGATGATGCCGGTGCGGTCGGTGGCCGGCCGGGGGCGGGCGCCCGGCAGCGTCGCCGTGACCACGAGTGCCGCCGAGGCGAGGAAACCCGCGACCGTGCCCAGGAAGAGATTGGTATAACTGACCACCGTGAGCAGCGCCGCCGCGATCACCGGGCTGGCGATCTGCTCCAGGTCATACGCCAGCCGCGACATCGACAGCGCCTGCGTGTACTCCTCCTCATCGGGCAGGATCCGCGGGATCACCGCCTGGAACGTCGGCGTGAACGTGGCCGAGGCCCCCTGCAGGACGGCGATCGCGACATAGAGCTGCCACTCCGCGCCGATGAACGGCAACGTCAGCGCCACGGCCGCCCGGACGAGGTCCGCGCCGACCAGCACCGGCGTGACCCGCCAGTACGCGGCCAGCGCGGTAATGATGGGCGAGGCGATGACGTAGATGAGGATCTTGATGGTCAACACGTTCGCCAGGATCCGACCCGCGCTGCCGCCCGCGATGTCGAACGCCAGCAGGCCGAGCGCGATCGTCAGCAGGCCCGTGCC
Above is a window of Corynebacterium suedekumii DNA encoding:
- a CDS encoding MFS transporter — protein: MGTGLLTIALGLLAFDIAGGSAGRILANVLTIKILIYVIASPIITALAAYWRVTPVLVGADLVRAAVALTLPFIGAEWQLYVAIAVLQGASATFTPTFQAVIPRILPDEEEYTQALSMSRLAYDLEQIASPVIAAALLTVVSYTNLFLGTVAGFLASAALVVTATLPGARPRPATDRTGIIDRTLRGIRLMVTHPRLRALLWINLAVAAPMAMIMVNSVVIVRAELGLGESALAWVLAIFGLGSMAVALALPRVLTLIDDRPVILGGALLAAVVLVLLLIDPSPAFAILAIAWLALGVGLSAMQTPIGRIIRASAGEDDLGYVFAAQFSLSHACYLLTYPIAGWLGDAAGLQAATAALAVLAVIGTGMAAATWPRVKVSA